CTGTCCAACCATCCACCCCAAAAAACGCTGCACACATTCAAACCAGTGTTACGGGTCTGGCTCGTCCACACCCGGTTCCCTTTGTATTTGTAAGGTCAAACACCCCTGGGTTGTATTTACACCTCAAATATAGCCGCCTATAGCAGACACCTGTTGAGATGGTCCTGCCCATGAGAGCTGCCCATGAACCGGATGTTAGAGAAGTTCAACGTGCAAAGGGACCCTTCTACTGGAAGAGCCCCATGGATTTCCAGAAGCGGCGATTCAAACAAATTAAGCCAACCAACACTAAAATCAAATTTCAGGGACAGAAAGGAAATCGGTCAAGTCAGCTTAATCTTATCAACATTAATAGTTAGCCTGTGCTTCACCGGTATTAGTGCTTATATATTTCACTGTGTGAATACTCAAGAAGGAATGGAGAAGCCCATTCAATTTCCTTAAAAACAATTGGTTTTGACCGATATTCAAAGGTTTTAATTTAAAGTAATTAAAATACTGTTGAATTGAACTACAAAATGTCAGCACTTCTAAAACTTTGCCAACTCCCTATATGATAggatctgggatttgaaggggcaggttagatatatatatatatatatatatatatatatatatatatatatatatatatatatatatatatagaaagacagacagacagacagacagacagacagacagacagacagacagatagatagatagtgttgAAGTGATAGCATCAGCATAGGATGAGGGAATGGTTtctgtttttccttttattgGTGCATGCATGTATTGGCTACCTCATCTCTATTTGGTAACTCATAATTTACAATGGTATCATAGAACATAGTAATAgacaaaatataaacaaataggACAGTAGATAATACCTACATTTGGTGCATTAGTTAACTATACAATGGGACCTGAAATGTTGGTTTTAAAGTGATAAATAAGCGCTATATAGACAATTAAGTGAAACTTCAGGAGTGCATTGGGTAATTGCATCTCAATTGCATGTGAAAGCTGACTTTGTGCATAGTGGTAGATAGTAAGAAATATATGCTCACAAAATATCAAAACAGTCATATATTTACAGTCCGGATAGCCATCAGTCTCTAACATATTTGTGTTGGTTATATCTGTCTGATGGACCTACTATGACTGCAAATATATCCAACATTGTTGCTCAAGAGAACGTTCACTACTGTACCATGGATAAGCAGCATAACcgttaaatgaaaaataaagataTACATGTAACAATAGCTACAATTACCTTTGACATTCACCAATACCCTGCTGTCTATCTGCTGCCAAGGGATAACTGTTTTAGAAGCAGCATCTCCAGggagggcagcagcagcagcagagctgtCTCAAGGGGTTCTTCCTTTTGTACCTGGCAGCCAGCTTGAACTTCTCATTTGAAACAGCCACATAGTCCGCTGTTCTCTCTACGTTGGTCTGGATGTGGTCAATCTGGGCCCCTTGCTCTTCAACAAGCAAGTAAATGTCAGTGAACAGATCCCTCAGCTCCACCATGTTGTTCTCAAGGTTTCGAAGCTCCTGGAGGTGGGTTGAACATTAAGACAACACAAATCAGCAAGGAATACCGCAGAAGTCAGTTGATGTTTTCGCCCATGACAAGTCTTGCCGAGGATAGCTCAGTCAATTGACTGCATAAATATTGATCATCCACATGTAAGAGTTTAAATTCAGCACTTAAAGAGAAGCTATGGTtcgaataaaaaaatatctcaagggaaatacacacacttatttaTAGGAAATCCAATCGTTTGATATTATGTGGATCTACCGCagtttatttaaatgttaatcCGGTTATAGATAGTTATGCATCCAAATGCTCTGATACAAATCAATTACAGTCTCTCCCAAAACAAGGATCATTGGCTATGCCAGTTCCATAAGACTGAATAAGTTCTTAAAGTAGTATTTAGGTTACTAACTGAGTAGGGATCAGGTCTATAACTTATGATGGCCATAAAAACATCTAATCCAATCCAAATCCTCTACAAAAGAGGGGTGCAAGGTACACCAGGGCTTGCCCCTTGACAGAGGGCGTAGAGTGGCAGATCACCTTTTCAACTTCCTCTTATAGCCTTCACGCCACTGTATTCTGCACACCTACTACCCCACGAGATATGAAGCGTCTGGTAACATCCAACATGTAAAATGCTACGAAAGTGTGTGGAGAATTCCAGCTTTGGTGGTGTCCCTTTGAAGAGGGCCCTGGAAGGTGGGGCACCACTGCGGAGTGGCCGTGAAACCATGTGGACCCTCGAAACTGACGCCGCCATCCCCCCATGGCGAGACAAGGTCAAAGCCAGATAGACTTTCAGCATCTGCGGTAATGTAATGTTCCTGTTATGAACATTACATGCAGGCTGTTTATAATCGGCCCTGATTGGTGCACTGGTGACCCCACAGGACAAACACTGATTGCTGTGTCCTGTCTAGGAGAGCTACCTGGAATGTGACACCTAGACAGATACAACACAGAACAAACGATACACACAGGCACCCCGGAGGAACTACACAACTACGCAATTCAACAGTGGAAAGTGTATTTCATTCTCGGCGCTCTTGAGAATAGGATTATTGcaaattgtttgttttatgttatatATTTACGTTGGAAGGATTCCCTGCAATGCAAAGCAAAGCAAGTATAGAGGAAGTTGAGCAGGGGAGCTGCGACTATGTGCCCTCTGCCAAAAGGCTGTTTGAGGGCACAACTTTCAGGCTCTCAGCCATTCGGTGTGATGTAGTAGTTTGGGATTGGATTAGATGATCTGAAGATCAATAAGGATAAGTAATAGATCTCAGTTCCTGCGATAGGGACTTTTATTTGAGAGTAATTTGTCACATCTCAACGAAGttcggaggagagggagcagaaagGGAGGTGTTTTCTTTTTGGGGTTTTATTATAGAAATCTCTTCTGCGTTTTACTGCTTCTCACTTCACAACTCTCAAATCGTGCTGACTGCATCTTCAACCACAAGGTGCGTAAATGTGATTAAAAACACAGTTCTTGCCTTGTGCCGCTGTTCAATTTCAGACAGCTGTGACCGTGTGATCTTGGCATCGTTCAGCATGTTCTCATTGAAGACCTCCCATTTTCCTGTGGCCACCATGTCGTTCACTTCCTCCTCTGTCACCTCCCGCCCCGAAACCTCCAACTGGCGGATAATAAAGTGCCTACAGCGCTCCTGTTTGGTCAACAACCCTGTATTGTAGTTGGACATAACCTAGACACAATGAAGGACACgtaaaagagggagggagcaaaGCAGGGGTTTCAGGTGAACAACTCAAAGCATACTAACATACTTCACATGAAAAACAGCAATACGCAGAGATTAAAGTCATGAACAAAAATCTGTAATTTACTTCTCATTATGTTATAAAGGGTTATCAAGGTGTGCATTAAGCATCAGAAAATGATGTTTCATGAAACCAAAAGGGTCTGGGAATTCAGATGAGGTCTGGGCATTCAGACCACATCCTACAGTCCTGAACGTATTCAGATCCTGctgttgtccatcactttaaCAAGCACAATAACACCACAGGAACAACAAGAGATGAATTTGAAATGACCAAACTTCAGAATGACTGATCTACATTTTTAGCGATGATGCCGTTTTAGCGAACGATGCCGTTGATTTGTAGGTTGCTGTAGGTAGGGAGGTAGATAGGGCGGTCTATCTTCTCACCTTTTGAAACTGCCGTAGAAGGGCTGCATGTTGCGTTCGTTGGATCCGGGACACGGCAGCGGTGGGACCATGCTGACCCTCTGTCTTCTGGGCTTCTTTCGAAAGGGCATTCAATCGTTTGTGGAGCCCCTCAGCCTGCAGCTTGATGTCCCTGGTGATGCTGCTCTCCTTCTTCATCACACTGAATCGACGCATTGTGGCCACCAGTGTCTTTTGCTGTTGACTGAATTTAACCACCTAGGAGTGCGTATCACAAACATGAGAGAGGGATAACGCGACAACTTCGACGTCGACAGTCCGATAATATTGCAGGGTTAAAAGAAGATCGTAACTTACATCTGCATCCAACTCTGTAATCTCATCTCGAATGCGCTGGGCCTCACACAGGAAGTTCTCAATGACGGGTTCCTCCTCAAAGACCACAGCCCGCGGCGTGGTGAAGTCCACCTCCGTCGGGTCATCGGGTTCGTTGACCCCAGATAAGGGGTCGGAGATGATCTCGGCCTCAGGGTCTGGGTCTTCCTGGGCCTTTTGGCGCAATTCATCCAAACGGTCCCTCATTGCCGCCTGTCGTTTAATCCTCAACCCCCACTGGGTTCCACAATCACTTACTGGTCATCAGGAGGCTGGTCATGGGGGAGCAGGGGAATGCCTTGCCAGAGTTCTCTTTCAGTGAAGGATTCTCCACGGATCTCATCCCTTTCTCTGAAAAAACACAGATCTATCCTCTCCAAATGTCCTGTAATCAAACACAGCACACTCTGTGTACAGAATCCATGCTGCTCTCACCGTTCAATCTGAATCATTTTGGGGACAACTCTAATACGTAGAAACGGTAAGTCTTGCCAGTGATGCATACCGCTATTGCCATCGCCCCTCTCTATACATCATGAAATGCATCATTAATAGTCACAACAAAAACCGCATGAGATAAATGGACAGCTAGCCTGCAGCATCAATCAGGATGACTCTTGGTTATTTTCCCATGAGaagtttttttaatgtattccTCTTTGCCAAACATAATCCTTCATGTCCATACCAATAACAACATTATGAGAACGATAAGACCTTCCCATTCGCACAGACAGAGTAGAGTGCACTTTTGAAGGATATATGTTTTCCTAAGAGGACTTAGTAAACTTAAGGGAATCCTGATAAACAAGAAGCATATTTATGTGTCGTTTTCTCGAGGAAAATGTTGCAAGATATCCAAACCAAGGAGAAACGTTTGTCAGTGTGTCTAAATGAATCACaggtttatatatataatagtgcAATCCTCTGCAACAAAGTTTGCATTTCCTCAAAGTGCAAATATATGTGCTTATAAACTGTACAAATCATGTTATCATTGTATCTAAAATGACAAACTTGCATTGTGTGCTTTGAAATGCTTCTGTTTTCACCTTCCAGAGTGTGTGTTCTACAGTATTATTGTTTGCATTTTCGGTGGAGCCATTCGATTGTGCTCAGAGGCACGGCTTAGGAATATAAAAGTTTTCATTGTTCTCTGGGAACTGAGCCACTGCAACTCGAGGTGAGAGACCTGGTGGGTAATTTCACACCAACCCCTTTAATTCTTCCTCTCCATCCTGTGCTattttctctttcctcctcaTATTGCATCCTCCTACtcgttccctctctcacacccaTCCACGTACACCCCCAGGGAGGGTGGGTgatagggagggggggttgctgTGTAGAACTGTTTAGAGGTACTTTTGTGAAGCAAAGCGTATTTCCTAGGTTTATTCCTACAGCGTTGTGAAGCTGCGACTGAGGGGACCTGGGACGTTTTGTGTCTGTGATTGGATGGTTTGTTTTTCTTCCCTCTCGCACCATCCATCTGTCTCTGGCGGTGTTCACAGGGGAGCTGCCCGTGTTGACGCTCACACCTCCGTAGAAATGCTACTACGACTAGTAGGAAAAAGCTAGACGTTTTTTGCCTATTTATCTTCTCCTTTGGCTTTATTTACAGAGTATCTCCTGCTGACATGACTAGTCTTGTCCAAATAGAACAAAATCCATTTCAGTGTCTACAAATCTATTATTGAAAATAATAGCATGATGAAAAAAAGTGAGAAAGTTAGATAAGCATAGCCTTTACCTTATTGTTTTCCGTTCTCAATGATGACAAACACTCTCATAGTGTCGGCCCCCTGATCCAAATTCTGTTTCCCAACAGCTTTACACGGAGCGTAACTTCTTATCCTTGATTTCCTCTGATCTGGAGCCTATGTTATTATGCTGAGATGTTCAAATTACCATTCCGTCGCTGTTTAAGAGTAATGAAAACATTTAGATAGTAAGTATCAGTTCCATATTCCGGTAGTTCCAGACCCATattagcacacgcacacacacacacagggaatgcAAAACTTCTTTGGAAGTATTTGTTTGGCAGCCTCAAACCCCTCCTCTATTGATAAAGGAGGCCTTGTTACAGCCAATAAGACCAGTTGAGACCAGGGCACCATTTGCCTATctggagaaatgtgaagtgacGTACTGAAGTAAATAAGAGGGGGAGAGGCTTGGGAAACATAAGCCCTACCCTGCGGCTCCTCACAGCCTAGGAAAACAGCACAGAGCAAACATTGCATTGTGTTAACATTGTGGAGGCATAACAATAGGTTATGGGGTTGGCTCTCTGGGCCAAGGCATAGGGTTTCTGGTATGGGTTCGAATCATTCTACATGTTCTGATGTGGGTGATTGTACACTCCATAGCTTATCAGAGTAGTACAACTTTTGATTTGAGGGAACTTCTGAGTGCAATCAGACTTCTCTTGTAGGATttggtctgttttttttttatttttggccAGACAAGGAAGGAACCCAGGCACAAAGGCCTGTCCAAGGCCTAGCCAAGAGTTTGAAATGCACGGTCACAGGTTTGGAGATCTTAGAAGTTAGCATAAGGGGAAGAAATCAAGAAACGTTGACAACTTCTTAAGGGCACAACTGACAAGAAAAACGTGTCAACTCTATTAGAAGGCAACAGTGTGTGTACATTGGGATCTGATTGGGTTGTTGAAGCAGACCAAAAGGAAATTAACCATCTGATGATTATGCAAAAAATGCCAGAGAAGTTGTATCGGGGTTGTTCCAGCTGCTATGGTATGCCGCTATATTGCTGCAGTACTGTGCTAACGGTGAGTCATCTATCCCTAATGGCAAGATATTGTGACAACAAAGCAAAAAGCCGGTTCTCACTGTGTCAGGAGTGTCAAAATACCCCTTCCTCAGCATTGGAATATAAAGTTTACTTTGCTGAACCTGTTTCCTCTTAGTGATACCTATTCAGctgtcctgtgtgttgtgtttgtgtgtgtgtgtgtgtgtgtgtgtgtgtgtgtgtgtgtgtgtgtgtgtgtgtgtgtgtgtgtgtgtgtgtgtgtgtgtgtgtgtgtgtgtgtgtgtgtgcgtttgtgtatgtttgtgtgtgtttgtttgtgtgtgtgggtgcttgtgtgttttgatCAGAATTTGTAACTGTTCACAATATACAAAGCCATACTTCTGCTTGCAAACTCGGCAACAAACTGGATAAACTATTCAATCTATTTTGGATAACATCTCGTAGACCTCAGAAATCCTGAGGtggcctttttgttttgttagatGGTTTGGCAAGATGAAAGAGAAGCAAGAAGTCAAAACTTTAGAGTTAATGGGAGGTTCCTACTGACTACTCAAATCTTAAAATGTCTATAAATCGAATAAGTCTAGAGTGCAAAGCCATCACTGCTATTCCAAATATTCCATCTAACACCTTCCTTAATCAGAttcatcaaaacaaacaaatctcACATCAGCATCTTGTCGAAATTGAAAGACTAGCAGAACGAATTACCAATATTTTCCTTTTCCAGTTGCACTGATCAGGTAAGTAGTGACTATTAAGACAACACCACTCTTTTCATCTGTGACAGTCTTGTTCTTGAGTTTTCAGAAACGTGTGTGTAACTGTAAGCCTTGTGCTGTGTTGTGCATAAGATTTAGAGTACGCAGTAACCACTATGGCGAGGGCTTGCTGATCCACTCAaccataacacaacacacaacacatttgaTGTAATTCATGTGTTTGTTTCAACAAGTCCGTATGGCCATTTATTATAATTCGAAATGTATTGCAAGCGCCTGCTACGAACAATTCCTTTGGAAAGTTCAATATTTTAGAGAGTAAAACGTAGTTTTCTAAACAGAGGGAGAGTAACACATGAAATAACTAAAGTTgtgaataataatacaaatgtatattgtTTCATATTTACCCTGGCATTGTGCAGCGTCATATTTCCAACTTCCAAaatgaagaggatgatgaggatcTGGCTCTGTTTAGAGTTTGCAGAACGTAAACAGCTTTCGACATTGAGAAACAACTCATCTCATCCCACTGTGTGGGAGTGAGTTAAACTAAGGGAATAACAAACTGAATGTTCCTGCCAAGATAAGGCTATAGTCGGCATAAAATAGGCCAGTGGAGAGGAGTTCGTCACAGCAGCAAACATAGGTCACAAGGTTATGTTGTTGTTAAAAGTCTGCTTATGATAAAGAGTGATTGGACATGTTGTTTGTCTCACGTTGCATGAGCTGCCTTCACACAACGTGAGAGTTATGAAAACTTTTGTCAAACATTTATCTGAATTCTAACTACTATATAGTGCATATATTGTTTACCACAAACAATTGTAATTGCACTAAATTAGATGACAAAATAAAATCATATATAAAGAAATTATTCAGTCTTCTAAACCAACAAAATAATCCATAATCCAATGTCTTGCAGTTAAATTAACTCCAATAATAGAGTTATTTTACAGTGCAAGATAAGATCATTTGAGATACAATGCTATGAAGTACTACACATGTTCACAATGTGGAGGAAACACACTCTTATTTTAGCCCTGGTGGGTCTCTCATTTTTGGGTGTTAAGTTTTCAATGGCAGCTTTTCAGAAAGCCAATCTTATCTCCCGGCATCCTTTAAACAAAGTTAATGCAGGACGTATTGGAATGGAAGACAAAAAAGCGACATGTCCAATTCTTTGTTGATAAGGGCTTGGCCAGCATGCTTATGCTGTCACCTGAAGACAGagcaaacagaaagagagagagagtgtgtgtgtgtgtgtgtgtgtgtgtgtgtgtgtgtgtgtgtgtgtgtgtgtgtgtgtgtgtgtgtgtgtgtgtgtgtgtgtgtgtgtgtgtgtgtgtgtgtgtgtgtgtgtgtgcgtgtgtgtgtgggtttgtgtgtgccaaTGTGTGGGAGGGGTGTTTGGTGAGCGGAAGGAAGGATGACGGTGGGAGGGGTGTGGAGTGCAAAGCTTTAATCAAGCTTTTAATCTTCCGGCACAAATCAAAAGTGCCACGTGCCTCTTTCCTTCATCCGTCTCCCCCATGTTAGGAGTGACAAAAGCTGTCAGGAGCCAGATTTCCCTATGTATGCGATCGGATAATTGCGGGGCAGTGAAAAGAGCTGTTGGGTTTCAATTGACAATTGATTCTTTGgacgtgcgtgcacgtgtgtctgtgcgtgtgtcaagCGGTTggcagaaaggggggggggggggggttgttatgGAGCGTGTGGGAGAGTAGCAGCTTGAGCCCAGTGTCCTTTGTCATccccttcaacccccccccccccccccctcatacacacacacatacacacacatgcacccccttgaaacaaccccccccccccacacacatacacatagacacaccctTTAAACAGACTCTCACATagtccaacacacacgcacaccccctcacacacacacacacacacacacacacacacacacacacacacacacacacaattgccgcggcccccatcccccccctcctaatAGAGATGGAAGAGTGCATGGGCAGAATCGAAAGCTCTGCAGATGACAAGGTGGGAATGGATGGGATCGCCGTGCCCTTGTCTTGCTGCTCCATCGACACCACACGGACAGAAAACAACACATGGATTCCACCAATGGGATG
The window above is part of the Gadus morhua chromosome 20, gadMor3.0, whole genome shotgun sequence genome. Proteins encoded here:
- the stx19 gene encoding syntaxin-19 — encoded protein: MRDRLDELRQKAQEDPDPEAEIISDPLSGVNEPDDPTEVDFTTPRAVVFEEEPVIENFLCEAQRIRDEITELDADVVKFSQQQKTLVATMRRFSVMKKESSITRDIKLQAEGLHKRLNALSKEAQKTEGQHGPTAAVSRIQRTQHAALLRQFQKVMSNYNTGLLTKQERCRHFIIRQLEVSGREVTEEEVNDMVATGKWEVFNENMLNDAKITRSQLSEIEQRHKELRNLENNMVELRDLFTDIYLLVEEQGAQIDHIQTNVERTADYVAVSNEKFKLAARYKRKNPLRQLCCCCCPPWRCCF